The Deinococcus sp. LM3 genomic interval CAGGCCGTGCGCGGCGACGGCCTGCATGCCGTCCGTCTGGGGCATCTCGCCGGTCGCGGCCCGCACGCGGTAGGTCAGGGCGCGCGTGTCGGTCTGGAAGTACGCCGACCCGACGGCGGCCGTGTCGCGCACCAGTTTCTCCAGGGTGGGGGTCACGCCCCCGGCCAGGTCCGGTGAGGCCAGCGCCGCCGCCGTGAGCCCCAGAAGATCCCGCGCCGCCGCGTCCCGGTCGGCAGGAATCTCAGTTCCGACGCTGAGCAGGGTCAGAGAAGTGTCCATGCTGCAGCTTAACCGGCGGGGGCGGGCCGGACCTGTGAACAATCCGGCCGGAGGGTTCAGCCGGGCAGGCCGTGCAGCAGGGCGTGCGCGGTGGGTTCATCCACGATCAGGGTGCGCATCAGGCCGCCGGCCAGCGCGCCGCGCAGCGCCCCGACCTTGCCCAGGCCGCTGACGATGCAGATGGACTGCGCCGCGCGGGTGATCAGGCTCAGGTCCGGGCCGCTGCTGCGAGCGTTCATGGGAATGCCGCCGAAGGTGCCGTCGGCGCGGTAGAAGACGGTGGCGATGTCCCCTGCCACGCCCTGCGCCGCCAGGGTCTGCTGGTCGGCCGGGTCGAGGTACCCGGCGACGTACACGTGACTGGGCAGTTTCGCGCTGGCCGCGCCGACCGAGTACAGCAGCACGTCCGCCCGTTCCTGCAACTCCAGGACGTGCCGGACGCTGCGTTCACGCCACATGGCCTGCTTGGTCAGGGGATCGTCGAAGAAGGTCGGGACCGGGAACAGGTGCGCGCGCGCGCCGTAATTGCCGGCGAAGCGGGTGACGGTGTCGGTCACGAAGCCGCTCATGAAGTCCCGCGCGCTGGCGCTGCCGTTGAGCTGCACGAACTGCAGGTCCGGAATGTGGCGGGGCGTGAGGTGCCGGGACACGGCGTCCAGCGTGGTGCCCCAGGCCAGCCCGACCGTCTGCCCGGCCCGCAGCGTCTGGCCCAGCAGCGTGGCGGCCGCGACCGAGACGCGCTCGAGCCAGACGGACTCGCTGCTGCCGGGTGGCACGCGGATCACGTGCGGGGTCAGGAAGGGATACGCGGCGCGCAGCTGCGCCTCGAGGCTCTGCGGCTGGGCCTGCGGGTCGTGGATGCGGATCTCGACCAGTCCGGTGCGGCGGGCGTGCGAGAGCAGGCGGGAGACTTTCGGGCGGGACAGACCGAGTTCGCGGGCGATGGCGTCGGTGGTCAGGCCCTGGACGTAGTACAGGCGGGCGACCTGCGCGGCCTGGGTGTCCGTGGTGACGTCGTTCACGCCCGGCAGCATACGCGTCCGGGCCCCGCCTGATTCGACCTGGTTGCGGAGGCGAACCGTCGAACCGTCTTGAACGTATGTTCATCCCGCCTTGACATATGTTCAATGCTCGGTGAAGATGGCTGCATCAACAATCCAGTCGCGGTCACAGTCCGCCTCCCCGAACGTGTCCTGCACGTCCCGGCATCCTGCCGGCGCAGGCCACGCTCCGGGCCGGTGGACTGCCCCCGACACCCGGAGGTACACGTATGACATTCAAGGCGTCACAGGAGTTCATGGCCGAGTTGCTCGGCACGATGGTCCTCATCCTCTTCGGATGCGGGGTCGTCGCCATGGTGGTGCTGTTCCAGTCCACCGACCCGGCCATCCCCGGCCAGATCGTCAACGGCGGGTACACCAACATCACGCTCGGCTGGGGCTTCGCGGTCCTGATGGGCATCTTCATCTCCGGGACCATCAGCGGCGCGCACCTGAACCCGGCGGTCACGATCGCGCTGGCCGTCACCGGCCGCTTCCCCTGGGCCAAGGCGCCGCACTACTTCGCCGGGCAGTTCCTCGGCGCCTTCCTGGGGGCCGCCATCGTCTTCGCCGTGTACCACGCCAAGTGGTTGGGCTTCGATCCGCAGCTCGACAACACGGCCGGCATCTTCAGCACCTTCCCGGCCGTGCCCGGCTTCTGGCCCGGCTTCACCGACCAGGTGGTCGGCACCGCGCTGCTCATGGCGCTGATCCTCGCCATCGGCGACAAGCTGAACAACCCCGCCGGGGCCGCCTGGGGCGCGCTGGCCGTGGCGTTCGTGGTCATGGCGATCGGCATGAGCTTCGGCGGCATGCACGGCTACGCCATCAACCCGGCCCGTGACCTGGGGCCGCGCCTGTTCGCCCTGGTCGCCGGGTTCCGCAACACCGGCTTCGAGAACGGCGTGTGGCTGGTCCCCGTGATCGGACCGGTCGTCGGGGCGGTCATCGGCGCGCTGATCTACGATACGTTCATCGGCAAACCACTCCTGCGTGCCGGAGAGGCCCACCAGGGCATCCAGGGGGCCGACCCCGCCTACAACGCGGATTCCCGCCGCTGACCACTGCTCACCGACCGGCACGGCTTTACCGACCGGCATGAGGCCCCCGCCCCTCTCAGGCTCTCAGCAGAGCTACACAGGAGTCCAGCATGAGCAAATTCATCCTCGCCCTCGACCAGGGCACCACCAGCAGCCGCGCCATCGTGTTCGATCAGGACGCCAACATCATCCGCACCGCGCAGAAGGAATTCCGGCAGATCTTCCCCCGCCCCGGCTGGGTCGAGCACGACGCCAATGAGATCTGGAGCACCCAGATCGGCGTGGCGCAGGAAGCCATCAGCGGCGCGGGCCTGAAGGCCAGCGACATCGCCGCCATCGGCATCACCAACCAGCGCGAGACGGTGGTCGTGTGGGACCGCGCGACCGGTAAACCCATCCACAACGCCATCGTGTGGCAGGACCGCCGCACCGCCAGCGAGTGCGACGCCCTGCGTGCCGCCGGCCGCGCCGAGATGATCCAGCAGAAGACCGGCCTGCTGATCGACGCGTACTTCAGCGGCACCAAGGTCAAGTGGATTCTGGATCACGTGGACGGCGCCCGTGAACGGGCCGAGCGCGGCGAACTGGCCTTCGGGACGGTGGATTCCTGGCTGATCTTCAACCTGACCGGCGGCGAGCTGCACATCACGGACGCTACGAACGCCAGCCGCACGCTGCTGTACAACATCCACACCGGCGAGTGGGACGACGAACTGCTCGCGCTGCTGAACGTGCCGCGCGCCCTGCTGCCCGAAGTCCGGAACTCCTCGGAGGTGTACGGCGAGACCGCCGAGGGCCTGCTGGGTGCGCGCGTGAAGATCGCCGGGATCGCCGGGGACCAGCAGGCCGCGACCTTCGGGCAGGCCTGCCTGGACCGCGGCATGGCAAAGAACACCTACGGCACCGGCTGCTTCATGCTGATGAACACCGCGCAGGAAGCGGTGCCCAGCCAGAACAAGCTGCTCACCACGGTCGCGTGGCAGCTGGAAGGCCAGCGCACGTACGCGCTGGAAGGCTCGGTGTTCGTGGCGGGCGCCGTGGTGCAGTGGCTGCGCGACGGGCTGGGCATCATCCGCTCGAGCACCGAGGTCGAGGCGCTGGCGACCAGCGTGCCGGACAGTGACGGTGTGTTCCTGGTGCCGGCCTTCGTGGGCCTGGGCGCGCCGTACTGGGACAGCTACGCTCGCGGCACCA includes:
- a CDS encoding sugar-binding transcriptional regulator, which translates into the protein MNDVTTDTQAAQVARLYYVQGLTTDAIARELGLSRPKVSRLLSHARRTGLVEIRIHDPQAQPQSLEAQLRAAYPFLTPHVIRVPPGSSESVWLERVSVAAATLLGQTLRAGQTVGLAWGTTLDAVSRHLTPRHIPDLQFVQLNGSASARDFMSGFVTDTVTRFAGNYGARAHLFPVPTFFDDPLTKQAMWRERSVRHVLELQERADVLLYSVGAASAKLPSHVYVAGYLDPADQQTLAAQGVAGDIATVFYRADGTFGGIPMNARSSGPDLSLITRAAQSICIVSGLGKVGALRGALAGGLMRTLIVDEPTAHALLHGLPG
- a CDS encoding MIP/aquaporin family protein, with product MTFKASQEFMAELLGTMVLILFGCGVVAMVVLFQSTDPAIPGQIVNGGYTNITLGWGFAVLMGIFISGTISGAHLNPAVTIALAVTGRFPWAKAPHYFAGQFLGAFLGAAIVFAVYHAKWLGFDPQLDNTAGIFSTFPAVPGFWPGFTDQVVGTALLMALILAIGDKLNNPAGAAWGALAVAFVVMAIGMSFGGMHGYAINPARDLGPRLFALVAGFRNTGFENGVWLVPVIGPVVGAVIGALIYDTFIGKPLLRAGEAHQGIQGADPAYNADSRR
- the glpK gene encoding glycerol kinase GlpK, which encodes MSKFILALDQGTTSSRAIVFDQDANIIRTAQKEFRQIFPRPGWVEHDANEIWSTQIGVAQEAISGAGLKASDIAAIGITNQRETVVVWDRATGKPIHNAIVWQDRRTASECDALRAAGRAEMIQQKTGLLIDAYFSGTKVKWILDHVDGARERAERGELAFGTVDSWLIFNLTGGELHITDATNASRTLLYNIHTGEWDDELLALLNVPRALLPEVRNSSEVYGETAEGLLGARVKIAGIAGDQQAATFGQACLDRGMAKNTYGTGCFMLMNTAQEAVPSQNKLLTTVAWQLEGQRTYALEGSVFVAGAVVQWLRDGLGIIRSSTEVEALATSVPDSDGVFLVPAFVGLGAPYWDSYARGTMVGLTRGTTAAHIARAALESIAFQSAELLDAMQQDSGAPLKELRVDGGASNNNLMMQFQADILGVPVVRPKVTETTALGAAYLAGLAVGYWKSTDDITRQWQVDRTFEPQMEEDERARLMRRWRKAVERSREWAEADS